From a region of the Candidatus Sysuiplasma acidicola genome:
- a CDS encoding electron transfer flavoprotein subunit beta/FixA family protein, which produces MKIVVLVKAVPEVRNVRLTLKDGDIDRNELNYVINEQDDYALEAALQLREKSGGEVIVLSIGDEAGRKGITQVIRQCYAKGADRGIMMLDTSYGDWDDEVKAGIASKVISAEKPDMIIGGSQSFDTASSRFGPMVAELLDMPHATLITGLRMEEGGRVTVYRDLEQGIQEIVELSLPCLVTAQTGINTPRYASLNKIIAATKKEISTPGLQELQISREQIEEWNRVRKVSVAFPSEKASSTVFIQGKPEEEAAQLVRLLGEKGLIQR; this is translated from the coding sequence TTGAAGATTGTCGTCCTTGTGAAGGCAGTTCCGGAAGTCCGGAATGTGCGGCTCACGCTGAAAGACGGTGACATAGATCGCAACGAACTCAACTACGTCATTAACGAACAGGACGATTATGCACTCGAAGCGGCTCTGCAGCTGAGGGAAAAGAGCGGAGGAGAGGTCATCGTTCTGTCCATAGGAGACGAAGCAGGCAGAAAAGGCATCACACAGGTGATCCGACAATGCTATGCAAAGGGAGCAGACAGGGGCATTATGATGCTCGACACATCATACGGCGACTGGGATGATGAGGTGAAGGCCGGAATTGCATCAAAGGTCATTTCTGCGGAAAAGCCGGACATGATCATCGGCGGTTCACAGTCGTTTGACACGGCAAGCAGCAGATTCGGTCCGATGGTTGCGGAGCTGCTGGACATGCCTCATGCAACACTCATCACGGGACTCAGAATGGAAGAGGGCGGCCGCGTCACAGTATACAGAGATCTTGAGCAGGGTATACAGGAGATCGTCGAACTGTCATTGCCCTGCCTCGTCACTGCTCAGACTGGCATAAACACGCCGAGGTATGCTTCACTGAACAAAATCATTGCCGCAACTAAGAAGGAGATAAGCACTCCCGGCCTGCAGGAATTGCAAATCAGCAGAGAGCAGATAGAGGAATGGAACAGGGTCAGAAAAGTTTCCGTTGCGTTTCCTTCTGAAAAAGCATCCAGCACTGTGTTTATTCAGGGAAAACCGGAGGAAGAAGCTGCTCAACTGGTAAGACTCCTCGGTGAAAAGGGACTCATACAGAGGTGA
- a CDS encoding NAD-dependent epimerase/dehydratase family protein, with protein sequence MEEKIFITGICGFIGSHLAAEAIRQGYEVSGLAHCDKPVPGATVTVGDIRERELVRTASRGADYFLHLAAVTSNLEFESKTNYSFDVNVGGFFSAIEAARTNRCSKFLYASSAAIYIDSFSEKSAIPFDAQKNHYAKTKMMNEMIAESYTKVGGLNTLGLRFFNVYGPGENDKGNYASIISQFVSASKTGKDLVIYGDGSQARDLIHVNDVAAVTLKLMKSDAGGVLNVGTGKATSYEEIAGMINGAKKVHVRNPLSSYQHLTRADTAELLRHIGRHRFINVNDGIATMLS encoded by the coding sequence ATGGAAGAGAAGATTTTCATCACGGGGATATGCGGGTTCATTGGTTCTCATCTCGCCGCCGAAGCAATCAGACAGGGTTACGAGGTCTCGGGTCTTGCGCATTGCGACAAACCTGTTCCGGGTGCCACTGTGACTGTCGGCGATATCAGAGAGCGCGAGCTGGTGCGAACTGCCTCCAGGGGAGCCGATTATTTCCTGCACCTGGCGGCCGTGACTTCAAATCTTGAATTCGAGTCGAAGACCAATTACAGTTTTGACGTCAATGTCGGCGGATTCTTTTCTGCTATTGAGGCAGCAAGGACAAACAGGTGCAGCAAGTTTCTGTATGCATCAAGCGCAGCCATTTACATTGATTCATTTTCGGAGAAGAGCGCAATACCGTTCGATGCGCAGAAGAACCATTATGCAAAGACGAAAATGATGAACGAGATGATCGCGGAATCGTACACAAAGGTGGGAGGTTTGAACACGTTGGGACTGCGTTTCTTCAATGTCTACGGCCCGGGCGAGAATGATAAAGGCAATTATGCCAGCATAATTTCACAGTTTGTGTCTGCATCGAAAACCGGCAAGGATCTCGTTATCTACGGAGACGGCAGCCAGGCACGGGATCTCATACACGTGAACGACGTGGCAGCAGTGACGTTGAAACTGATGAAATCTGACGCCGGCGGGGTGCTTAACGTGGGCACGGGCAAGGCGACATCATACGAAGAGATTGCCGGCATGATAAACGGTGCGAAGAAGGTTCATGTGAGGAATCCGCTTTCGAGTTACCAGCATCTGACCAGGGCCGACACGGCTGAGCTTCTCCGGCACATAGGACGGCACCGGTTCATCAATGTAAACGATGGAATAGCGACAATGCTTTCCTGA